In Geminocystis sp. NIES-3708, a single window of DNA contains:
- a CDS encoding glutathione S-transferase family protein, with the protein MNQVINNSNPTLKLYGGTRSRASIIQWYLEEINLNYEYILIDMAQQEHLQPTFLELNPMGKVPVIVDGDFKLWESGAILLYLAEKYGNEIDSLEEKSIINQWILFANSTLATGLFIEANREKEMSKLLPPLENILKQNSYLLGEKFTVADVAVGSMLAYTQILLKLDLTAYPAISSYIKKITQRPAFMNTIGKR; encoded by the coding sequence ATGAATCAAGTTATAAATAATTCAAATCCTACATTAAAATTATACGGCGGTACTCGTAGTCGTGCCTCTATTATTCAATGGTATTTAGAAGAAATCAATCTTAACTATGAGTATATTTTGATTGATATGGCACAACAAGAACATTTACAACCCACTTTTTTAGAATTAAATCCCATGGGAAAAGTTCCTGTAATTGTGGACGGTGATTTTAAACTTTGGGAATCAGGAGCAATTTTATTATATTTAGCAGAAAAATATGGTAATGAAATTGATTCTTTAGAAGAAAAAAGCATTATCAATCAATGGATTTTATTCGCTAATTCAACTCTAGCCACAGGATTATTTATTGAGGCAAATCGAGAAAAAGAAATGTCAAAATTATTACCTCCTTTAGAAAATATTTTGAAACAGAATTCTTACTTATTAGGGGAAAAATTTACTGTTGCTGACGTGGCAGTAGGTTCAATGTTAGCTTATACTCAAATTTTATTGAAACTTGATTTAACTGCTTATCCTGCAATTTCTAGTTATATTAAAAAGATTACCCAAAGACCAGCTTTTATGAATACCATTGGTAAAAGATAA
- a CDS encoding RNA methyltransferase has product MLTSLQNPLVKEIRKLHKTQERHRQNLHLLEGTNLLEVATKVNYPLVTVLATQLWQKKHYSLWEALQTQAERIETVSPELMKNLATTVNPDGIIATAYRDSRQSQPTENLRLGLIGDRIQDPGNLGTIIRTAVATDVDFLWLSGDSVDLDNPKVMRSSVGEWFKIQAKVENDLVSLIKKYQSQGYQIIATSLEGNKTHWQIDFTKPTILLLGNEAQGLSPELANLATETVKIPLANGVESLNVAMATAFLLAEYQRQIINSD; this is encoded by the coding sequence ATGTTAACCAGTCTGCAAAATCCTCTTGTTAAAGAAATTCGTAAATTACATAAAACCCAGGAAAGACATCGACAAAATTTACATTTATTAGAAGGCACAAATTTATTAGAAGTTGCCACTAAGGTTAATTATCCCCTCGTTACGGTGTTAGCAACACAGTTATGGCAGAAAAAGCATTACTCTCTTTGGGAAGCTTTACAAACTCAAGCAGAAAGAATTGAAACAGTTTCCCCTGAATTGATGAAAAATCTGGCTACTACCGTTAATCCCGATGGCATTATCGCTACGGCTTATCGTGATTCTCGACAGTCACAACCCACTGAAAATCTGCGTTTAGGCTTAATTGGCGATCGCATTCAAGATCCGGGTAATTTAGGTACTATCATTCGTACTGCAGTGGCTACAGATGTTGATTTTTTATGGCTAAGTGGTGATAGTGTGGACTTGGATAATCCAAAAGTTATGAGATCTTCTGTGGGTGAATGGTTTAAAATTCAAGCAAAGGTAGAAAATGACTTAGTTTCTTTGATAAAAAAATATCAATCTCAAGGTTATCAAATTATTGCGACTTCTTTAGAAGGAAATAAAACCCATTGGCAAATTGATTTTACTAAACCTACGATTTTATTATTAGGTAACGAAGCCCAAGGTTTATCCCCTGAATTGGCTAATTTAGCGACAGAAACTGTCAAAATTCCTTTAGCTAATGGTGTGGAGTCTTTAAATGTGGCGATGGCAACTGCTTTTCTTTTAGCAGAATATCAGAGACAAATAATCAATTCAGATTAA
- a CDS encoding HepT-like ribonuclease domain-containing protein codes for MAFRNIIFHEYFKIDLQIINKIIQENLKELKSPIEEII; via the coding sequence ATGGCTTTTAGAAATATTATTTTTCATGAATATTTTAAGATAGATTTACAAATTATTAATAAAATTATTCAGGAAAATTTAAAGGAATTAAAATCACCAATAGAAGAAATTATTTAA
- a CDS encoding nucleotidyltransferase family protein, whose product MHSKKEEIIEIVKNHGTFNIRIFASVAGGEVQENSDVDFLVDYSLDKISSWFPTSLIFNLENLLQHKIDVATEGALKELIREQILQEAIKL is encoded by the coding sequence TTGCACTCTAAAAAAGAAGAAATTATCGAAATTGTGAAGAATCACGGAACATTTAATATCAGAATTTTTGCCTCAGTAGCTGGAGGTGAAGTTCAAGAAAATAGTGATGTTGATTTTTTAGTTGATTATTCTTTAGACAAAATTAGTTCATGGTTTCCTACTAGTTTAATATTCAATTTAGAAAATTTATTACAACATAAAATTGATGTAGCTACAGAAGGAGCTTTAAAAGAGCTAATTAGAGAGCAAATATTGCAAGAAGCAATTAAATTGTGA
- the rpoD gene encoding RNA polymerase sigma factor RpoD: MTQAQEIFATISPANDFEEMLDFNSGNNRNSSIATIEGEFTDIIAEADSIGVSDLNGKKTRKLPTTRRRTQTKKKPFTEDSIRIYLQEIGRIRLLRAEEEIELARQIADLLDLEYIRATLIEHLGRIPTDQEWAIACDIPVLRQFNRRLHIGRRAKDKMVQSNLRLVVSIAKKYMNRGLSFQDLIQEGSLGLIRAAEKFDHEKGYKFSTYATWWIRQAITRAIADQSRTIRLPVHLYETISRIKKTTKMLSQKMGRKPTEEEIAEDMEMTIEKLRFIAKSAQLPISLETPIGKEEDSRLGDFIEADGETPEDEVSKNLLREDLENVLDSLSPRERDVLRLRYGLDDGRMKTLEEIGQIFNVTRERIRQIEAKALRKLRHPNRNSILKEYIR; this comes from the coding sequence ATGACCCAGGCACAAGAAATTTTCGCAACTATCTCACCCGCTAATGATTTCGAGGAAATGTTGGACTTTAATTCTGGTAATAATCGGAATAGTTCTATAGCAACCATAGAAGGTGAATTTACCGATATCATTGCTGAAGCTGATTCTATTGGTGTTAGTGATCTCAATGGTAAAAAAACTCGTAAATTACCGACTACCCGTCGTCGTACCCAAACAAAGAAAAAACCATTCACAGAAGATTCTATTCGTATTTATCTTCAGGAAATTGGTCGAATCAGGTTACTTCGTGCAGAAGAAGAAATTGAGTTAGCCCGACAAATTGCTGATTTATTGGATTTAGAATATATCAGGGCGACTTTAATTGAACATCTTGGGCGTATTCCGACAGATCAAGAATGGGCGATCGCTTGTGATATTCCTGTCCTGCGTCAGTTTAACCGCCGCCTACATATTGGCAGACGTGCGAAAGATAAGATGGTACAGTCTAACTTGCGTTTAGTGGTATCCATCGCTAAAAAGTACATGAATCGGGGTTTATCATTCCAAGATTTGATTCAAGAAGGTTCTCTGGGTTTAATTCGTGCCGCCGAAAAATTCGACCACGAAAAGGGTTATAAATTTTCCACTTACGCCACATGGTGGATTCGTCAAGCTATTACTCGTGCGATCGCCGATCAATCTCGAACTATTCGTCTTCCTGTGCATCTTTATGAAACTATCTCTCGTATCAAAAAAACCACTAAGATGTTATCTCAAAAAATGGGACGTAAACCCACAGAAGAAGAGATTGCAGAAGATATGGAGATGACCATCGAAAAGTTACGTTTTATTGCCAAGTCTGCTCAATTACCCATATCCTTAGAAACCCCCATCGGTAAAGAAGAAGATTCTCGTTTGGGGGATTTTATTGAGGCCGATGGGGAAACTCCTGAAGATGAAGTATCTAAAAATTTATTACGAGAAGATTTAGAAAATGTTTTAGATTCTCTTAGCCCTCGTGAGCGTGATGTTTTACGATTACGTTATGGCTTGGATGATGGGCGAATGAAAACCTTAGAAGAAATTGGTCAAATCTTCAATGTTACCCGTGAAAGAATTCGTCAAATTGAGGCGAAAGCGTTGCGCAAATTGCGTCATCCTAATCGGAATAGTATTTTAAAAGAATATATTCGTTAA
- a CDS encoding mechanosensitive ion channel family protein has protein sequence MWLSNSSIIIQTLTPIFIIIFGILLGFLIENRLKKFRKKLDNNDLLAKYSVILRSFEGVIFIWFIVGTIALILPSLNLPTPLNILLQKIIIVIALFMATILASRLAVSAIHVYSKKSKTTVSLTSLFEYLTKVIIFSIGFLIIIQSIGIQITALITAFGVGSLSIGLAFQNTLSNLISGVNIIVSGKIRPRDYIEFKSGEEGYVIDVELKYTLIKDIFNNIIVIPNRQIIDASFKNYTLENSWMLLPIKIVINYDSDLEKVEQITLQIAKQILENIDGGCKEFEPFLRYDNFDYYGINLTVYLKIHEYLDRLLITHEFIKKIYKIYQQENITLAYPLVNPYLKINKSIDD, from the coding sequence ATGTGGTTATCTAATAGTTCTATAATTATTCAAACTCTAACTCCTATTTTTATTATTATTTTTGGTATTTTACTCGGTTTTTTAATAGAAAATAGGCTTAAAAAATTTAGGAAAAAACTAGATAATAATGATTTGTTAGCTAAATATTCTGTTATTTTAAGATCTTTTGAGGGTGTAATTTTTATTTGGTTTATTGTAGGTACAATTGCCTTAATTTTACCTAGTCTCAATTTACCTACACCCCTAAATATTTTACTACAAAAAATAATTATCGTTATTGCCTTATTTATGGCTACGATTTTAGCATCTCGTTTAGCTGTTAGTGCTATTCATGTTTATAGTAAAAAATCGAAAACAACAGTATCTTTAACTTCATTATTTGAATATTTAACTAAAGTTATTATTTTCAGTATTGGATTTTTAATTATTATTCAATCTATTGGTATTCAAATTACTGCATTAATTACTGCTTTTGGCGTTGGTAGTTTATCTATAGGTTTAGCTTTTCAAAATACTTTAAGCAACTTAATTTCGGGTGTAAATATTATCGTTTCTGGGAAAATTCGCCCAAGGGATTATATTGAATTTAAGAGCGGAGAAGAAGGATATGTAATCGATGTAGAATTAAAATATACCCTTATCAAAGACATTTTCAATAATATTATTGTTATTCCTAATCGACAAATTATTGATGCTAGTTTTAAAAATTATACCCTAGAAAATTCGTGGATGTTGTTGCCAATAAAAATAGTGATCAATTATGATAGTGATTTGGAAAAAGTAGAACAAATAACATTACAGATAGCTAAACAAATTTTAGAAAATATTGATGGTGGATGCAAAGAATTTGAACCTTTTTTGAGATATGATAATTTTGATTATTATGGTATTAATTTAACTGTTTATTTAAAAATTCATGAGTATTTAGATAGACTATTAATTACTCATGAATTTATCAAAAAAATTTATAAAATCTACCAACAAGAAAATATCACTTTAGCTTATCCTCTAGTTAATCCATACTTAAAAATAAACAAGTCAATAGATGATTAA
- a CDS encoding DUF1824 family protein: protein MDKKIVEAITILKQYSDIKLKVINSEEEKQILQSALKLIVSVSDDQNFGICASTNIEAFAALKSYLKALGYNDQEITTDFSLENKSVYLKFSTQKKSYNLSDYQGDYRGVLITIFSDFNDEIMGTYGHFPLDLFS from the coding sequence ATGGACAAAAAAATAGTTGAAGCTATAACGATACTAAAACAATATAGCGATATAAAATTAAAAGTTATTAATTCTGAGGAAGAAAAACAAATATTACAATCTGCTTTAAAATTAATCGTTAGTGTATCTGATGATCAAAATTTTGGGATTTGTGCTTCAACAAATATAGAAGCATTTGCAGCTTTAAAAAGCTATTTAAAAGCTTTAGGATATAATGATCAAGAGATAACAACAGACTTTTCTTTAGAAAATAAATCAGTTTACCTCAAATTTAGTACTCAAAAAAAATCTTATAATTTAAGTGATTATCAAGGAGATTATCGAGGAGTTTTAATTACTATTTTTTCAGATTTCAATGATGAAATTATGGGAACTTATGGACATTTCCCCTTAGATTTATTTAGTTAA
- a CDS encoding CopD family protein — MIYQQLLPIFLTIHVLGATVWTGEHLILTLAYLPKALKEKNIDIIHQFEDKFEPIGLTALVIQIITGLWLGHFYIPLWQDWLNYNEPITKNILIKLGLLLISLILSIDARFRIIPNLNQDNFLDLIIHILAVTTLSILFVIFGITIRFGGI; from the coding sequence ATGATATATCAACAATTATTGCCAATATTTTTAACTATTCATGTTTTGGGTGCTACGGTTTGGACGGGAGAGCATTTGATTCTAACTTTAGCATATTTACCAAAGGCTTTAAAAGAAAAAAATATAGATATTATTCATCAATTTGAGGATAAGTTTGAACCAATAGGATTAACTGCTTTAGTTATACAAATTATCACAGGTTTATGGTTGGGACATTTTTATATTCCTTTATGGCAAGATTGGCTAAATTATAATGAACCAATTACGAAAAATATATTAATTAAATTAGGTTTATTACTTATTAGTTTAATTTTAAGTATTGATGCTCGTTTTCGGATTATTCCTAACTTAAACCAAGATAATTTTCTGGATTTAATTATTCATATTTTAGCTGTAACAACTTTATCTATTCTATTTGTTATTTTTGGTATAACTATTAGATTTGGTGGTATTTAA
- a CDS encoding M3 family metallopeptidase: MINKNNPLLIGEGLPPFQDIKPEHIIPAIQELLTELEVSLSSLEANFQPTWQDLVVPLNHLEDRLKWSWGIIGHLMGVKNSPELRTAYETVQPDLVQFSNKLSQSRALYEGFRKIRDSQQWNDFESAQKRIIESAIKDAQLSGVALEGEKKERFNQIQLQLAELSTKFSNNILDSTKNFKLRLTNPEEIDGLPASLLSLSAQTARSEGEENATPENGPWMITLDYPSYVPFLKFSKREDLREKVYRAFISRAGSGEFDNNPLIIQILTLKQELAEILGYSNYAQVSLAKKMADSVETVEKLLEELRVVSYSAAQKELTELKEFAEIDDLNPWDVSYWAEKQRETKFNFTEEELRPYFSLNQVLEGLFALAKRIFGITITPADGEAPVWHEDVKYFQVTNENQQIIAHFYLDAYSRPSEKRGGAWMDDCLGRAKFEQNGKIITRLPVAYLTCNQTPPIDGKPSLMTFSEVETLFHEFGHGLQHMLTIIDYSGASGINNVEWDAVELPSQFMENWCLEKNTLFGMAKHYETGETLPYHYYEKLLASKNYMSGSMMLRQLHFSFLDLELHSRYNPTNGETPHQVRERISETTTVMKPLPEDQFLCSFGHIFAGGYSAGYYSYKWAEVLSADAFSAFEEVGLEDEKAIAKVGKHFRDTVLALGGSLSPMEIFKQFRGRQPNTQPLLRHSGLLASY, encoded by the coding sequence ATGATAAATAAAAATAATCCTCTTTTAATTGGTGAAGGATTACCACCATTTCAAGATATTAAACCAGAGCATATTATACCTGCTATTCAAGAATTATTAACGGAATTAGAAGTGAGTTTAAGTTCATTAGAAGCTAATTTTCAACCTACATGGCAAGATTTAGTTGTACCTTTGAATCACTTAGAAGATAGATTAAAGTGGAGTTGGGGAATTATCGGGCATCTTATGGGAGTTAAGAATAGTCCCGAACTGCGTACGGCTTACGAAACAGTACAACCTGATTTAGTCCAATTTAGCAATAAATTAAGTCAAAGTAGGGCTTTATACGAAGGATTTAGGAAAATTAGAGATAGTCAACAGTGGAATGATTTTGAATCCGCACAAAAAAGAATCATAGAATCTGCTATCAAAGATGCACAATTGTCAGGGGTTGCGTTAGAAGGAGAAAAAAAAGAGCGTTTTAATCAAATTCAGTTACAATTAGCCGAATTATCGACAAAATTCTCAAATAATATCCTAGATTCTACTAAAAATTTTAAATTACGTCTAACTAATCCTGAAGAAATAGACGGTTTACCAGCTAGTTTACTAAGTTTATCGGCACAAACTGCTAGAAGTGAAGGAGAAGAAAATGCTACTCCTGAAAATGGTCCTTGGATGATAACCTTAGATTATCCTAGCTATGTACCTTTTCTAAAATTCAGTAAAAGAGAGGATTTAAGAGAAAAAGTTTATCGGGCGTTTATTAGTCGTGCAGGAAGTGGAGAATTTGATAATAATCCTTTAATTATTCAAATTTTGACTTTAAAACAAGAATTAGCCGAAATTTTAGGTTATTCTAACTATGCACAAGTGAGTCTTGCTAAAAAAATGGCGGATAGTGTCGAAACGGTAGAAAAATTATTAGAAGAGTTACGAGTTGTTAGTTATTCGGCGGCACAAAAAGAGTTAACGGAATTAAAAGAATTTGCAGAGATTGATGACTTAAATCCTTGGGATGTGAGTTATTGGGCAGAAAAACAAAGAGAAACTAAGTTTAACTTTACTGAAGAAGAATTACGCCCTTATTTTTCCTTAAATCAAGTTTTAGAAGGTTTATTTGCATTAGCAAAACGAATTTTTGGAATTACTATTACCCCAGCCGATGGAGAAGCACCAGTTTGGCATGAGGATGTAAAATATTTTCAAGTCACCAATGAAAATCAGCAAATTATTGCCCATTTTTATCTTGATGCCTATTCACGCCCATCAGAAAAAAGAGGCGGCGCATGGATGGATGATTGTTTAGGTAGAGCAAAATTTGAGCAAAATGGTAAGATTATCACCCGTCTTCCTGTGGCTTATCTTACTTGTAATCAAACGCCTCCTATCGATGGTAAGCCTAGTTTGATGACTTTTAGTGAAGTTGAGACTTTATTCCATGAATTTGGACATGGTTTACAACATATGTTAACGATAATTGATTATTCTGGGGCATCAGGAATTAATAACGTGGAATGGGATGCCGTGGAATTACCAAGTCAGTTTATGGAAAATTGGTGCTTAGAAAAAAATACTCTTTTTGGTATGGCAAAACACTATGAGACGGGAGAAACTTTACCCTATCATTACTATGAAAAATTATTGGCTTCTAAAAATTATATGAGTGGCTCTATGATGTTGCGTCAACTACATTTTAGTTTCCTTGATTTAGAGTTACATTCTCGTTATAACCCAACTAATGGTGAAACTCCCCATCAAGTGCGAGAACGTATATCTGAAACTACTACAGTTATGAAACCATTGCCTGAAGATCAATTTTTATGTAGTTTTGGGCATATTTTTGCGGGTGGTTATTCTGCTGGTTATTATAGTTACAAATGGGCTGAAGTGCTTAGTGCAGATGCTTTTTCAGCTTTTGAAGAAGTTGGTTTAGAAGATGAAAAAGCGATTGCTAAAGTTGGCAAACATTTTCGTGATACTGTTTTGGCATTAGGGGGTAGTTTATCACCTATGGAAATATTCAAACAATTTAGAGGAAGACAACCAAATACTCAACCTTTATTAAGACATAGCGGATTGTTAGCAAGTTATTAG